The Ictalurus punctatus breed USDA103 chromosome 9, Coco_2.0, whole genome shotgun sequence genome contains a region encoding:
- the crip1 gene encoding cysteine-rich protein 1 (The RefSeq protein has 1 substitution compared to this genomic sequence) encodes MPKCPKCSKEVYFAERVSSLGKDWHRPCLKCEKCNKTLSAGSHAEHEGKPYCNKPCYSALFGPKGFGRGGAESHTFK; translated from the exons ATGCCTAAATGCCCCAAGTGCAGCAAGGAAGTGTACTTTG CCGAGAGAGTGTCATCTCTGGGTAAGGACTGGCACAGACCCTGTCTGAAGTGTGAGAAATGCAATAAAACCCTGTCTGCAGGCTCCCATGCGGAG CATGAGGGAAAACCATACTGTAACAAACCATGTTACTCTGCACTCTTCGGACCCAAAG GATTTGGACGTGGAGGCACAGAGAgccacacatttaaataa